One window from the genome of Gossypium hirsutum isolate 1008001.06 unplaced genomic scaffold, Gossypium_hirsutum_v2.1 scaffold_445, whole genome shotgun sequence encodes:
- the LOC121226799 gene encoding uncharacterized mitochondrial protein AtMg00810-like, translating to MMEMFEMSDLGRMNYFLGMEVNQTEKGIFLCQSSFTMKILDKFSMKNCKPTSTPMAVGVKLSRQGSGEPICETMYKSLIGSLLYLTATRPDIMFAVSMLSRYMNCCNDQHFRAAKRVLRYIKGTIGHGVLFKRAKT from the coding sequence atgatggaaatgtttgaaatgtctgatttagGCAGAATGAACTACTTCCTTGGAATGGAAGTGAACCAAACAGAAAAGGGAATCTTTCTTTGTCAGAGTTCTTTTACTATGAAGATCCTGGACAAGTTCTCTATGAAGAACTGCAAGCCAACAAGCACACCAATGGCTGTTGGAGTGAAGCTTTCGAGGCAAGGGAGTGGTGAACCAATTTGTGAGACCATGTACAAGAGTCTCATTGGCAGTCTGTTGTATTTGACTGCCACAAGGCCCGATATCATGTTTGCTGTTAGTATGCTATCAAGATACATGAATTGCTGCAATGATCAGCACTTTCGAGCAGCTAAAAGAGTGCTGAGATACATCAAAGGCACCATTGGTCATGGTGTATTGTTCAAAAGGGCCAAAACATGA